The Desmodus rotundus isolate HL8 chromosome 3, HLdesRot8A.1, whole genome shotgun sequence genome includes a region encoding these proteins:
- the ARL1 gene encoding ADP-ribosylation factor-like protein 1 has product MGGFFSSIFSSLFGTREMRILILGLDGAGKTTILYRLQVGEVVTTIPTIGFNVETVTYKNLKFQVWDLGGQTSIRPYWRCYYSNTDAVIYVVDSCDRDRIGISKSELVAMLEEEELRKAILVVFANKQDMEQAMTPSEMANSLGLPALKDRKWQIFKTSATKGTGLDEAMEWLVETLKSRQ; this is encoded by the exons ATGG gtggCTTTTTCTCAAGTATATTTTCAAGTCTGTTTGGAACCCGGGAAATgaggattttaattttgggatTAGATGGAGCAGGAAAAACTACAATTTTGTACAGATTACAGGTTGGAGAAGTCGTTACTACCATTCCTA CCATTGGATTCAATGTTGAGACAGTAACATACAAGAACCTTAAATTCCAAGTCTGGGATTTAGGAGGGCAGACCAGTATCAG GCCATATTGGAGATGTTACTATTCAAACACAGATGCGGTCATTTATGTAGTAGACAGTTGTGACCGAGACCGAATTGGCATTTCCAAGTCAGAGTTAGTCGCCATGTTGGAG GAAGAAGAGCTGAGAAAAGCCATTTTGGTGGTGTTTGCGAATAAGCAGGACATGGAACAGGCCATGACTCCCTCAGAGATGGCAAATTCACTGGGATTACCTGCCTTGAAGGACCGAAAATGGCAAATATTCAAAACTTCAGCAACCAAAGGCACTGGCCTTGATGAGGCAATGGAATG GTTAgttgaaacattaaaaagcaGACAGTAA